TAATAAACAATGTTGGTCTTTGACAGCGATGACGTGGGAGGTTGCTGACACACCCGGCCGCTTTGCCATGGCGTGTGTGTAAGGAGATTTCCACAGAGTATGTCTATTTTAAAAATAGGCGAATAAAGGAGGGAAAATAATGGCAAAACAAAAAATTCGTATCCGCTTAAAAGCGTATGATCACAGAATTCTTGATCAATCTGCAGAGAAGATTGTTGAAACGGCAAAACGTTCTGGTGCAGCTGTATCTGGTCCGATTCCGTTACCAACTGAAAAATCAGTTTACACTATTCTTCGTGCGGTTCATAAGTACAAAGATTCTCGTGAACAATTTGAAATGCGGACACATAAGCGTTTAATCGACATCGTAAATCCAACTCCACAAACTGTTGATGCGTTAATGCGATTAGACTTACCATCTGGTGTAGATATCGAAATTAAACTTTAATCAAAATAAATGATAAGAATTTTAGGAGGTGTGACTTAAATGACCAAAGGAATCTTAGGAAGAAAGATTGGTATGACTCAAGTATTTGCAGAGAACGGTAATTTAATCCCTGTAACTGTAGTTGAGGTAGCTCCAAACGTTGTTCTTCAAAAGAAATCTGCTGAAACTGATGGTTATGAATCTGTTCAGCTTGGATTTGAAGATAAACGCGAAAAGCTTTCCAATAAACCTGAAAAAGGACATGTTGCTAAAGCAAATACCGCTCCTAAGCGCTTCATTCGCGAAATCCGCGGAAACGACTTAGCAGGCTATGAAGTTGGTCAAGAAGTCAAAGTTGATATTTTCGCTACAGGCGATCTAGTAGATGTAACTGGAGTTTCAAAAGGTAAAGGTTTCCAAGGTGTAATTAAGCGCCATGGGCAATCTCGTGGACCTATGGCTCACGGTTCCCGTTATCATCGTCGTCCTGGTTCAATGGGACCTGTTGCTCCAAACCGTGTTTTCAAAGGCAAAAAACTAGCTGGACGTATGGGCGGAGAGCAAGTTACTGTGCAAAACCTTGAAATTATTAAAGTTGATACTGAACGCAACTTGCTTTTAATTAAAGGTAATGTACCAGGAGCGAAAAAAGCATTACTAAAAATTAAAGGTGCGGTTAAAGCATAATTAATTTATAAGAAAGGAGGAACAAAGGAATGCCGAAAGTAGCATTATTTAACCAAAACGGTTCAAAAGTTGGAGATGTCGAACTAAATGAATCAGTTTTTGGTATTCAACCTAACCAACACGTTTTATTTGAAGCAATTGTTATGCAACGTGCTTCATTACGTCAAGGTACCCATAAAGTTAAAAATCGTTCTGAGGTAGCTGGTGGCGGTCGTAAACCGTGGCGTCAAAAAGGAACAGGCCGTGCGCGTCAAGGTTCCATTCGCTCACCACAATGGCGCGGCGGTGGTACTGTATTTGGTCCGCAACCACGCAGTTACAGCTACAAATTACCTAAAAAAGTTCGTCGTTTAGCTATTAAATCAGCGTTATCTTCTAAAGTATTAGAAGAAAATGTGCTTGTACTTGAAAGCTTAGCGTTCGAAGCTCCAAAAACAAAAGATTTCAAAGCTGTTTTAAACGGTCTCTCTGTTGAGAAAAAAGCTCTAATTGTGACTGCTAACTTAGATGAGAACGTAGCATTATCTGCTCGTAACATTCCTGGTGTCACAGTTGTAACAGCTGACGGAATCAACGTATTAGACGTTGTAAATCATGATAAGTTAATCATGACAAAAGCAGCGGTTGAAAAAGTAGAGGAGGTGCTTGCATAATGGATGCACGCGATATCATTAAGCGCCCCGTTATCACAGAACGTTCTACTGACTTAATGGCTGAAAAGAAATATACGTTCGATGTTGATGTTAAAGCTAACAAAACTCAAGTTAAAGACGCGATCGAAGAAATCTTTGGCGTTGAAGTTGAGAAA
Above is a genomic segment from Neobacillus endophyticus containing:
- the rpsJ gene encoding 30S ribosomal protein S10, with amino-acid sequence MAKQKIRIRLKAYDHRILDQSAEKIVETAKRSGAAVSGPIPLPTEKSVYTILRAVHKYKDSREQFEMRTHKRLIDIVNPTPQTVDALMRLDLPSGVDIEIKL
- the rplC gene encoding 50S ribosomal protein L3, coding for MTKGILGRKIGMTQVFAENGNLIPVTVVEVAPNVVLQKKSAETDGYESVQLGFEDKREKLSNKPEKGHVAKANTAPKRFIREIRGNDLAGYEVGQEVKVDIFATGDLVDVTGVSKGKGFQGVIKRHGQSRGPMAHGSRYHRRPGSMGPVAPNRVFKGKKLAGRMGGEQVTVQNLEIIKVDTERNLLLIKGNVPGAKKALLKIKGAVKA
- the rplD gene encoding 50S ribosomal protein L4, whose product is MPKVALFNQNGSKVGDVELNESVFGIQPNQHVLFEAIVMQRASLRQGTHKVKNRSEVAGGGRKPWRQKGTGRARQGSIRSPQWRGGGTVFGPQPRSYSYKLPKKVRRLAIKSALSSKVLEENVLVLESLAFEAPKTKDFKAVLNGLSVEKKALIVTANLDENVALSARNIPGVTVVTADGINVLDVVNHDKLIMTKAAVEKVEEVLA
- the rplW gene encoding 50S ribosomal protein L23, with the translated sequence MDARDIIKRPVITERSTDLMAEKKYTFDVDVKANKTQVKDAIEEIFGVEVEKVNIMNYKGKFKRMGKFGGYTNKRRKAIVKLTADSKEIEIFES